One Calditrichota bacterium DNA window includes the following coding sequences:
- the sucD gene encoding succinate--CoA ligase subunit alpha gives MSILVDKNTRVVVQGITGGEGTFHAQQMMAYGTKIVAGVTPDKGGQLWEGKVPVYNTVEEAVQQEGANASVIFVPAAFSADAIMEAADAGVDLVVCITEGIPTADMLKVYEFLRGRKTRLVGPNCPGVISPGKCKLGIMPGAIHKEGRVGVVSRSGTLTYEAVWQLTTLGIGQSTCIGIGGDPIIGTSFVDALRLFEEDPETEAVVLIGEIGGTAEEEAAAFVKAGMSKPVVSFIAGRTAPPGRRMGHAGAIIAGGKGTAAEKMAALRDAGVTVCESPATIGQTVARVLGR, from the coding sequence TTGAGCATCCTGGTCGATAAGAACACGCGCGTGGTCGTGCAGGGGATCACCGGCGGGGAGGGCACATTTCACGCCCAACAGATGATGGCCTATGGCACCAAGATTGTGGCGGGAGTGACGCCCGACAAAGGCGGACAGCTCTGGGAGGGGAAGGTGCCGGTGTACAACACGGTTGAAGAAGCGGTGCAGCAGGAGGGGGCCAATGCATCGGTGATCTTTGTGCCGGCCGCCTTTTCTGCAGACGCCATTATGGAGGCGGCCGATGCGGGAGTGGACCTGGTCGTGTGCATCACTGAGGGCATCCCCACGGCTGACATGCTGAAGGTGTACGAATTTTTGCGTGGGCGAAAGACGCGGCTGGTTGGTCCGAACTGTCCGGGTGTGATCTCGCCGGGCAAGTGCAAGTTGGGCATCATGCCTGGGGCCATTCACAAGGAAGGCCGGGTGGGTGTGGTCTCGCGCAGCGGTACCCTCACCTACGAGGCGGTATGGCAATTGACCACCCTGGGTATTGGCCAATCAACCTGCATCGGCATCGGTGGCGATCCCATCATCGGCACCAGCTTTGTGGATGCCTTGCGCCTTTTTGAGGAAGATCCGGAGACCGAGGCGGTGGTGCTCATCGGTGAGATTGGCGGGACGGCCGAGGAAGAAGCTGCGGCCTTTGTGAAGGCCGGCATGAGCAAGCCAGTAGTCAGCTTCATTGCCGGGCGCACGGCGCCTCCAGGCAGGCGGATGGGACATGCGGGAGCCATCATCGCTGGTGGGAAGGGCACGGCTGCCGAGAAGATGGCCGCCCTGCGCGACGCCGGCGTTACCGTGTGCGAGAGCCCTGCCACCATCGGCCAGACAGTGGCCCGCGTACTGGGAAGATAA
- a CDS encoding 4Fe-4S binding protein, translating to MQFWRVPLDADRMKVPRGTVHIVKERCKGCGFCVEYCPKDVLEMSDEFNSKGYHPPYVKREGECVNCDLCESICPEFAIFSVSEEEATESAVS from the coding sequence ATGCAGTTCTGGCGCGTTCCCCTGGATGCGGACAGAATGAAGGTACCACGCGGCACCGTGCACATCGTCAAGGAGCGGTGCAAAGGGTGTGGCTTCTGCGTCGAGTACTGTCCCAAGGATGTGCTGGAGATGTCCGACGAGTTCAACTCCAAAGGATATCACCCCCCGTACGTGAAGAGGGAGGGCGAGTGCGTTAACTGCGACCTTTGTGAGAGCATCTGCCCGGAGTTTGCCATTTTCAGTGTGTCCGAGGAGGAGGCAACAGAGAGCGCGGTCTCGTAG